A stretch of Synechococcus sp. WH 8020 DNA encodes these proteins:
- the bsmA gene encoding glycine/sarcosine N-methyltransferase produces MPSFTNPSAIEQSDDQKFGDTPERVRETDHYEQEYIEQFVDRWDRLIDWEAREKAEGDFFVKLLHQHGAKSVLDVATGTGFHSIRLLREGFDVVSVDGSPNMLARAFKNARERDLLMRTVHADWRFLNRDVHGEFDAVICLGNSFTHLFREQDRRKALAEYYAVLKHNGVLILDHRNYDRLLEGNSSSGKSNVYCGKDVEVGPEHVDDGLARFRYAFSDGSTYHLNMFPLRHGYVRRLMREVGFQRINSFGDYQQGHDDPDFYVHVAEKEYRFNSDMTEI; encoded by the coding sequence ATGCCATCGTTCACGAATCCCTCCGCCATCGAACAGAGCGATGATCAAAAGTTCGGAGACACACCTGAACGGGTTCGCGAAACCGATCATTACGAACAGGAATACATTGAACAATTTGTTGATCGCTGGGATCGATTAATTGATTGGGAAGCAAGAGAAAAAGCAGAAGGAGATTTTTTCGTCAAATTATTGCATCAGCATGGAGCCAAATCTGTTCTGGATGTTGCCACTGGCACAGGTTTCCACTCCATTCGCTTATTGCGAGAAGGTTTTGATGTTGTAAGCGTGGATGGAAGCCCGAATATGTTGGCGCGTGCTTTTAAAAATGCACGCGAACGCGACCTACTAATGCGTACCGTTCATGCCGATTGGCGCTTCCTCAATCGTGATGTTCATGGCGAATTTGATGCAGTGATCTGCTTAGGCAATTCCTTCACGCACCTATTCCGTGAACAGGATCGACGCAAAGCATTGGCGGAGTACTACGCCGTGCTGAAGCACAACGGCGTGTTGATCCTCGACCATAGAAATTACGACCGCTTGCTGGAGGGCAACTCCTCAAGCGGTAAAAGCAACGTTTACTGCGGGAAGGATGTTGAGGTTGGACCAGAACACGTCGACGACGGACTGGCTCGCTTCCGCTACGCCTTCAGTGACGGAAGCACCTATCACCTAAATATGTTTCCGTTGCGCCACGGCTATGTAAGACGCCTGATGCGCGAGGTTGGATTTCAACGGATCAACAGCTTCGGCGACTACCAACAAGGCCATGATGATCCTGACTTCTATGTTCATGTTGCGGAAAAGGAATATCGCTTTAACTCAGACATGACCGAGATTTAG
- a CDS encoding quaternary amine ABC transporter ATP-binding protein, which translates to MSSDICLDSLWKIYGGSADSAIKQLQSGLDPLGLYQRTGLRAAVRDVSLEIHAGEIFVVMGLSGSGKSTLLRLLNGLVRPCSGEVSIQGRRLSLLDPMELNKLRRKQMGMVFQSFALFPHRTVIDNAAFGLEVAGLSRPRRRDLALKALERVGLGDECQKYPHQLSGGMQQRVGLARALALDPPILLMDEAFSALDPLIRSDMQELLLELQAERQRTIVFISHDLDEAIRLGDRIALMQDGQVLQCGTPQSLLCNPAGRAVRHFFRDIDSAAVLDVAAIAAMPRCLLVNAAAPSAALDAVVDDPIYVLDENKRLRGVCTGSDGWIEADQLATLSAGTRLRDAMPLVASLVYPPPVVDSEGCFLGVVTPRLLLRSLEVNV; encoded by the coding sequence ATGAGTTCGGACATCTGCCTCGATTCTCTCTGGAAGATATATGGAGGGTCGGCAGATTCGGCGATTAAGCAACTTCAGTCTGGCCTAGATCCCCTTGGTTTATATCAGCGAACTGGCCTTCGTGCTGCTGTTCGCGATGTCTCGCTTGAGATCCACGCGGGTGAAATTTTTGTTGTGATGGGCCTCTCAGGGTCTGGAAAATCCACCCTGCTGCGTCTTCTGAATGGGTTAGTGAGGCCTTGCTCGGGTGAGGTGAGTATTCAGGGGCGAAGGCTGTCTTTGTTGGACCCTATGGAGCTCAACAAGCTTCGTCGTAAGCAGATGGGCATGGTGTTTCAGTCCTTTGCTCTCTTCCCGCATCGAACTGTGATCGATAACGCGGCTTTTGGTCTTGAGGTTGCCGGGTTGTCCAGGCCACGGCGCCGAGACTTGGCTTTAAAGGCTCTTGAGCGCGTAGGCCTCGGTGATGAATGTCAAAAGTATCCTCATCAGCTTTCTGGGGGGATGCAGCAGAGGGTTGGTCTTGCGCGAGCGCTGGCTCTTGATCCACCGATCTTGCTGATGGATGAGGCCTTTTCAGCGCTTGATCCGTTGATTCGCAGCGACATGCAGGAGTTGCTGCTGGAATTGCAAGCTGAGCGGCAACGCACCATCGTTTTTATCTCCCACGACCTTGATGAAGCGATTCGGCTTGGCGATCGGATTGCCCTGATGCAGGACGGCCAAGTGCTGCAATGCGGAACGCCTCAGTCCCTCCTCTGCAACCCGGCAGGTCGAGCCGTGCGTCACTTCTTCCGCGATATCGATTCCGCGGCGGTTTTAGATGTTGCTGCGATTGCTGCAATGCCTCGCTGTTTGTTGGTGAATGCTGCTGCTCCGTCAGCCGCATTGGATGCCGTCGTTGATGACCCTATTTATGTGCTCGATGAGAACAAGCGGTTGCGTGGAGTGTGCACTGGCTCTGACGGCTGGATTGAGGCTGATCAGTTGGCAACGCTGAGCGCTGGAACCCGGCTGCGTGATGCGATGCCGCTAGTTGCCTCACTTGTTTATCCACCGCCTGTTGTCGACAGCGAAGGCTGCTTCCTGGGTGTGGTTACCCCCCGTCTGCTGTTGCGTTCTCTTGAGGTCAACGTCTAA